In a genomic window of Kluyveromyces marxianus DMKU3-1042 DNA, complete genome, chromosome 7:
- the IME1 gene encoding transcription factor IME1 — MMLACDSEIDVSSYLQLDGLQECGVNMEWHGELELSDCEERLEGGILEHVIRTPEDRHIGRSNDYYNGIHHQEQVDYGHSYSSSSSIDSFNCCGDNREFSWCKDQQQEQNQQRHFSRGTDNSGATTATTATTAGDEKYFGRLLPAQMINMVHTQPVHLIHVHNLKALQTSFEDEEAAANVAALEAAAEAAEAAIIERSAAANASSTPPSLADTRNNSVFSSTRSINNLLQDQQDMENDIKLMPPTKKRSLVAPIMFHAGKSQVTANTNNTHNKIKHHNEPQKLKPNCKNTTKPVSEKDQFVYTLTNKLLPYFGYFLADSNDLEYFDKVRFQEIDYKFSKTYF, encoded by the coding sequence ATGATGTTAGCTTGTGACTCAGAGATAGATGTTTCTAGTTATTTACAACTGGATGGGCTGCAGGAATGTGGCGTGAATATGGAATGGCATGGTGAATTGGAACTCTCTGATTGCGAGGAAAGATTGGAAGGTGGGATACTGGAGCACGTCATTCGGACACCAGAGGACCGCCATATCGGAAGATCCAACGATTATTACAATGGGATTCACCACCAGGAGCAAGTTGATTACGGCCATAGCTACAGCTCTTCGAGTAGCATTGACTCGTTTAATTGTTGTGGCGACAATAGGGAATTTTCATGGTGCAAAGATCAGCAACAGGAACAAAATCAACAGCGGCACTTTAGTAGAGGCACTGATAACAGCGGCGCAACCACTGCTACTACCGCCACCACTGCTGGCGACGAGAAGTATTTCGGTCGTCTTCTCCCTGCACAAATGATCAACATGGTCCACACTCAGCCTGTCCACTTGATCCATGTGCACAACTTGAAAGCTTTGCAAACGAgctttgaagatgaagaagcagcGGCTAATGTAGCTGCCCTAGAAGCTGCCGCAGAAGCTGCAGAAGCTGCAATCATCGAAAGATCGGCAGCCGCTAACGCAAGTTCCACGCCTCCCAGTCTCGCAGACACTAGAAACAATTCCGTTTTCTCTTCGACCAGAAGCATTAACAACCTGCTACAAGATCAGCAGGACATGGAAAACGACATAAAACTAATGCCCCCCACTAAAAAGAGGTCGCTTGTCGCTCCTATAATGTTTCATGCAGGTAAGTCACAAGTTACCGCAAACACTAATAACACTCACAATAAAATTAAACACCATAACGAACCCCAAAAGCTCAAGCCCAATTGCAAGAATACCACAAAACCTGTCTCGGAAAAGGACCAGTTTGTTTACACTCTGACAAATAAATTGTTACCGTATTTTGGGTACTTCCTTGCAGATTCAAACGATTTGGAATACTTTGACAAAGTAAGATTCCAAGAGATCGATTATAAGTTCTCGAAAACATACTTCTAA
- the FIP1 gene encoding cleavage polyadenylation factor subunit FIP1, with amino-acid sequence MSSEDEDEKFLYSDGEDSQVVVSTEEPASKKQKVDTHNDVETAANDSANEGVSEVSDQDSDSVSDESDSDSDIEIIIGTGNDTSKIDSGKSKISTITGAASTTTTESNIGAVSDTNAATSVPEGSVSLEQQQQQTIDLNPDAEFDGKPIVQIDPEILKEKPWRQPGANLSDYFNYGFNEQTWMEYLHRQEHLKKEYNPQKILMNLLALQQQGKLNDNGSVPNSQNNPMAMPPPPMGLSPMFGGFPGFPFPGMMNSMQTQNVPNMNNNNNNNNNSNNKINGNHNDK; translated from the coding sequence ATGAGTAGcgaagatgaggatgagaAGTTCCTATATAGCGATGGGGAGGATTCTCAGGTAGTGGTGAGTACAGAGGAGCCTGCGtccaagaaacaaaaagtggACACTCACAATGATGTAGAGACAGCTGCAAATGATAGCGCAAATGAAGGAGTAAGTGAAGTTTCTGATCAAGATAGTGATTCTGTAAGTGATGAGAGTGACTCCGATTCTGATATCGAAATCATCATAGGGACAGGTAATGATACATCAAAGATCGATTCCGGAAAATCGAAGATATCGACGATTACAGGGGCAGCATCAACAACTACTACGGAGAGTAATATCGGAGCTGTATCAGATACAAATGCTGCAACATCAGTACCGGAGGGTTCCGTATCACtagaacaacaacaacaacaaactaTTGATTTGAACCCCGACGCAGAGTTCGATGGAAAGCCTATTGTGCAAATAGACCCtgaaatattgaaagaaaagccaTGGAGACAACCGGGTGCAAACCTTTCTGATTATTTTAATTACGGTTTCAACGAACAGACTTGGATGGAATATTTACATAGACAAGAACACctcaaaaaagaatacaatCCTCAAAAGATTTTAATGAATCTCCTAGCATTACAACAACAGGGAAAACTAAATGACAACGGTTCTGTTCCTAACTCTCAAAATAATCCCATGGCTATGCCTCCTCCACCAATGGGTCTTTCCCCAATGTTTGGTGGTTTTCCTGGCTTCCCATTCCCTGGTATGATGAATAGCATGCAAACCCAAAATGTTCCAAACAtgaacaataacaacaacaacaacaacaatagtaataataaaatcaaCGGTAACCACAACgacaaataa
- the BUD4 gene encoding Bud4p, with protein sequence MAQQSDLEKSDAMDSLLKEIDQGITHTDVSDTFDITEDATHIMEELGNAPLETAWVRHTYNNPKPVVSKRLISNDGSEISVDENHHQDPNYDPDHPESEALTNVELKENMVTDIGERLSHLLDEKKNSNPNVPILKDMLTEADERAMDANSIDRNTGVDQEKLVFQIESTKPLFPSKESPSSELIEVEVAPTNTQDAQDTEIEDLGSTSKIPITPNVPINRFISDQPQVRNSSGSSIDTIEEELDTYSLDAKYQLLKSTENVPQLPQLPTLSLQDFKSVSNQNINASRVFSTATTNDNYQSAREFDLVSNTEHEDLSDERSIEDLEIPDSSTLPNSNTFSLEPEYIITSRSMETVKQEDVAGKQSKDEDNGDLVSDNDMENSVKPDSGDDETIDSALDETIQPINNTSLVGIPEEQKEDGQEDSITHHPEFYYEYECDTSNTSDSFVNEHVTIDLPPLPTSRGLSTMFDDDLFNDQENSNDSFNLTSACEKDDYLLIWHSQHSVSNQVSPAISANSQFSEQSKISSAPSNYSSGSFKFKSRVISNSHIHHQEAFRQVSDEYILNGLNDSKLDPLRRNTIISKRIQQELKTQHRLYPFANRVCSDETTGMNSRKASNLAEDIKQEPLYEVKEQEDTIKDDTGIKRDTSIVKNECPENGMSLLPTDSPKTVFSSFLDNFGRDDFEEKLAQHSKLNSEPTIFGNWNAPIDVTDEPVDIKATQQQITKLLGNKTHNNPVQIASPAQGAEVLIGHTAQGVEVQRSDSETSMETIKRSPGKHISSPFKIVQKEHLPEQPQTPSRPPKSKHSHLDAEVQENSKSTPTYKHGTSTSSCASVYLENNDFVNKTRDLPDQGKFYVKLKSIKAIRLDQIKHHQAKYSVEFDNGKEVVETPWKDMPEGGSIKLDQEIEINMDSPDMKLFITLRIRYTSPQCQLVEVVEKVPIKKKFNFGKTKYKLEKRFVNKKITFDDWDFKFAKDGSFARCHVDVDKRVLRKIEYECKELTFDMINEWERQFDPHAAKSYNQNNIWKLPRKPASTVCSLAADILYIPRTSPMERFPKNLKSVKKCYQKYLEQQNIFKEGFLWQEGGDVDGMLKRRYMVLKGTELIAHDENSRKPETLLNLLNVVDVYVDGKTISGKQIRNFTDMVLFSDCFKLVFVNDEVINFNADSQTSKREWVDALSRVIELNKFHQPWIKRLVEKEKYKIQL encoded by the coding sequence ATGGCACAGCAGAGCGATTTGGAGAAATCCGACGCGATGGATTCGTTACTCAAGGAAATAGACCAAGGGATCACACATACCGATGTGAGCGATACGTTTGACATCACTGAAGATGCGACGCATATCATGGAAGAGCTGGGAAATGCGCCTCTGGAAACAGCATGGGTCAGACACACCTACAACAACCCAAAGCCTGTCGTTTCCAAAAGATTGATCTCGAACGATGGATCTGAGATATCGGTGGATGAGAACCACCACCAGGACCCCAATTACGATCCAGACCACCCAGAATCCGAAGCTCTAACAAACGTCGAacttaaagaaaatatggTCACCGATATTGGGGAACGTCTTTCCCATTTGTTGgacgaaaagaaaaacagcAACCCCAACGTTCCTATCCTTAAAGACATGTTGACAGAGGCAGACGAGAGGGCAATGGATGCAAACTCTATCGACAGAAATACCGGGGTCGATCAAGAAAAACTGGTTTTCCAAATCGAATCAACAAAACCTCTGTTTCCTTCAAAAGAATCCCCTTCTTCCGAATTGATCGAAGTGGAAGTGGCCCCAACTAACACGCAAGATGCACAAGACACGGAAATTGAAGACTTAGGATCCACATCTAAAATCCCAATTACCCCAAATGTCCCTATTAACAGATTCATTAGTGATCAACCGCAAGTAAGAAACTCATCTGGTTCCTCAATTGACaccattgaagaagaactcgACACCTACAGTTTGGATGCCAAGTATCAGCTTCTGAAATCTACCGAGAACGTGCCTCAATTGCCTCAATTGCCAACACTCTCGTTGCAGGATTTCAAATCTGTCAGTAATCAAAACATAAATGCTTCCAGAGTATTCAGTACCGCAACAACAAACGACAATTACCAATCTGCCAGAGAGTTCGATTTAGTTTCAAATACAGAACATGAGGATCTGTCTGATGAAAGATCAATAGAAGATTTAGAGATTCCAGATAGCTCAACACTTCCTAATTCAAACACTTTCTCTTTAGAGCCAGAATACATCATCACATCGCGCTCAATGGAGACTgtgaaacaagaagatgtCGCTGGTAAACAGAGTAAGGACGAAGACAATGGTGACTTAGTTAGCGACAACGACATGGAAAACTCTGTCAAACCTGACAGCGGTGATGACGAAACGATTGATTCAGCTCTCGATGAGACTATCCAGCCCATCAATAACACATCTTTGGTCGGAATACCTGAAgaacagaaagaagatggaCAGGAAGACTCAATTACGCACCATCCCGAGTTCTATTATGAATATGAATGCGACACCTCAAACACATCAGATAGCTTCGTTAATGAGCATGTCACCATAGATCTACCTCCTTTGCCAACATCAAGAGGCCTTTCAACGATGTTCGACGATGACCTATTCAATGACCAAGAAAACTCTAATGATTCATTTAATTTGACATCAGCCTGTGAAAAGGATGACTATTTGTTAATCTGGCATTCACAGCACTCAGTATCAAATCAAGTATCCCCAGCGATTAGTGCTAACTCTCAATTTAGCGAACAATCCAAAATATCTTCTGCACCATCAAATTACAGTTCGGGCAGTTTCAAATTCAAGTCAAGAGTTATTTCTAACTCGCATATACACCACCAAGAAGCATTTAGACAAGTAAGCGACgaatatattttaaatgGACTGAACGACAGTAAATTGGATCCATTAAGAAGAAATACTATAATATCAAAACGCATCCAACAGGAACTGAAAACACAACATCGTTTATATCCATTCGCTAATAGAGTATGCTCTGATGAGACCACTGGAATGAATTCTCGAAAAGCGTCCAACCTCGCTGAAGATATAAAGCAAGAACCTCTTTATGAAGtcaaagaacaagaagataCTATAAAAGATGACACTGGCATCAAAAGAGACACTAGTATAGTAAAGAATGAATGTCCAGAAAATGGCATGTCCCTACTGCCTACAGATTCACCTAAGACAGTATTTTCTTCGTTCCTCGATAACTTTGGGAGAGATGATTTCGAGGAGAAACTGGCACAGCATTCTAAATTGAATTCAGAACCTACGATATTTGGCAATTGGAACGCTCCAATAGATGTCACAGATGAGCCAGTCGATATTAAGGCTACCCAACAGCAAATCACAAAACTGCTGGGTAATAAGACTCATAATAACCCAGTTCAAATTGCGTCTCCGGCTCAAGGTGCAGAAGTTTTAATTGGGCATACTGCTCAAGGAGTTGAAGTTCAAAGATCTGATTCCGAAACCTCAATGGAAACGATCAAAAGATCACCAGGTAAGCATATTAGTTCTCCTTTTAAGATTGTACAAAAAGAACATTTACCTGAACAACCTCAAACTCCCTCGCGTCCGCCAAAATCCAAGCATTCGCATCTAGACGCGGAAGTTCAGGAAAACTCTAAATCGACCCCAACTTACAAACATGGTACTagtacttcttcttgtgcTTCAGTATATTTAGAGAACAATGATTTTGTTAATAAAACCAGAGATCTTCCTGATCAGGGCAAATTCTATGTCAAATTAAAATCAATCAAAGCCATTCGATTAGATCAAATTAAGCATCATCAAGCAAAATATTCGGTTGAGTTTGACaatggaaaagaagttgttgaaaCTCCTTGGAAAGATATGCCAGAAGGTGGATCCATAAAACTTGATCAAGAAATAGAGATAAACATGGACTCTCCAGATATGAAACTTTTCATTACCTTAAGAATTCGTTACACAAGTCCCCAATGTCAATTAGTTGAAGTTGTTGAAAAGGTACctatcaaaaagaagtttaaTTTCGGTAAAACCAAATACAAACTTGAAAAGAGGtttgtaaacaaaaaaattacgTTTGATGACTGGGATTTCAAATTTGCTAAAGATGGATCCTTTGCTCGTTGCCATGTCGATGTTGATAAACGTGTTTTAAGGAAAATTGAGTATGAATGTAAAGAACTAACTTTTGACATGATCAACGAGTGGGAAAGACAGTTTGATCCACATGCTGCTAAGTCTTATAATCAAAATAATATTTGGAAGTTGCCTAGAAAACCAGCTTCAACCGTGTGTTCATTAGCTGCTGATATCCTGTATATTCCAAGAACTTCTCCGATGGAAAGGTTCCCAAAGAACTTAAAATCTGTCAAGAAATGCTATCAAAAATATCTTGAACAGCAAAATATATTTAAGGAGGGATTCCTATGGCAAGAAGGTGGTGATGTGGATGGtatgttgaaaagaagatatatGGTTCTCAAGGGAACGGAATTAATTGCCCATGATGAGAATAGTAGAAAACCGGAAACATTATTGAATCTTTTGAATGTGGTAGACGTCTACGTTGACGGTAAGACAATTTCTGGGAAGCAAATTAGGAATTTCACTGATATGGTTTTGTTCAGTGATTGTTTCAAGCTTGTTTTTGTTAACGATGAGGTAATTAACTTCAACGCTGATTCGCAAACTTCGAAGCGAGAATGGGTAGATGCCCTAAGCCGAGTAATTGAGCTGAATAAATTCCATCAACCTTGGATAAAAAGGCTTGTCGAGAAggaaaaatataaaattcAACTTTAG
- the JSN1 gene encoding Jsn1p, whose product MDKRKLSGDAISGLSNIPEVIDPGVTIPIYEDDFTLSSANGIEQLPTQPQKLGSYRSKAGKFSNTLSNLLPSISAKLHHNKKGSKGPSAVGEGNTSGELSMEDGATTTTNGSEQTSKSGSMSQMNVGMTGHITPPLEMDYDQAIHLPDTSGLVVPVQSRISGDSFTFSAVTAASNNNNNNTNNNNISLQPTASNTISRTRNNTVSSQITSLSNVNSLIPNVGNVWLPNDINVAPVPTVGISPPGSATTNMNSMNNMNNNGFQPGAYSPYETTGSYFDLNLSNNNLNNNLGVPVTTPGGPNGPLQFQQQQQQQQQQQQQQQQMAHMWNTRPRSQSNASSIYTDAPMYDQLDTRSRASTFIIPPSMDPQLKAAAASTNPIVQDDMDPRSINWVTTDPSVPSINHISNLLPTNTISISNVFSLQQQQPHLSNTINLTSTSLATLCLKFGTVISARTLKGVNMALVEFASVDSAIKAKEALNGKEVSLVGAPSTVSFAKVLPMHQQLPQNPPPQHSNNNHHTGQINPQSLLQEQLYSGAVQLQQQGNVSIPTFNSHNHTQPNSQSFVSPTNPSSSSGNSEKEHCPFPLPPPSFKENISLLNEIIDKFGVTYNKPQYQHIIVNAIEYNGTSDTTDFGPLPEPLASREFDAPRLRELRKSIDSGQMSDLEIEQLVLAMLDELPELSSDYLGNTIVQKLFEHASSVIKDIMLRKTSVYLTSMGVHKNGTWACQKMITNAETPRQKMYVANGVYKYCTPLFNDQFGNYVIQCVLKFGFPWNNFIFENIVSNFWNIVQNRYGARAVRACLEAHDIITQEQLLLLSSMIVFFVKYLATNSNGALLVTWFLDTCTLPKRHSILAEALLPNIFELGCHKLASLTILKILNYRGDENAKRMILDTIFGPMDNENSSKPPQLLYQLLNDTNYGPSFVYKVLSIPMLEGDIRHHVIEQVRYILTTESNITQHRRLLEEVGLNAPNNSNSNNQQSGGAGKPRMSISHVFGNENPQHMRTVSVNSVRSASSRRRASSTAQAQAPTQTQQQQPQQPQNQPQPAQSAAIPPSSQTIPGQPSYYTYPGMFPGTQPYQYSTSTSGLNDDLVSNFDLLNLNNGTQISLPQLTMNGQPMPQNQNRHPNGQYGNGMFGH is encoded by the coding sequence ATGGATAAGAGAAAACTATCAGGGGATGCCATCTCTGGGTTGTCGAACATTCCGGAGGTGATTGATCCCGGAGTGACGATTCCCATATATGAGGACGACTTTACGTTGAGCAGTGCTAATGGGATAGAACAGTTGCCGACGCAGCCGCAAAAGTTGGGATCGTACCGTTCGAAGGCGGGGAAGTTTTCGAACACACTATCGAACCTTTTGCCCAGTATCAGTGCGAAGTTGCACCATAACAAGAAGGGTTCGAAAGGCCCGTCTGCGGTTGGCGAGGGCAACACCTCTGGCGAATTGAGCATGGAGGATGGCgctactaccactaccaaTGGGAGTGAGCAGACGTCCAAGTCTGGGTCTATGTCTCAGATGAATGTCGGCATGACTGGCCATATCACGCCTCCTCTGGAGATGGATTACGACCAGGCAATCCATCTGCCGGATACTAGCGGGTTAGTGGTTCCTGTCCAGTCTCGGATATCTGGAGACTCGTTCACATTCAGCGCAGTAACTGCTGCCagcaataacaataataataataccaataataacaacataTCCCTCCAACCGACTGCTTCTAATACCATCTCCAGGACCAGGAACAACACGGTATCGTCGCAAATCACAAGTTTGTCCAACGTCAATAGTCTAATCCCCAATGTTGGGAACGTGTGGCTACCCAACGATATCAACGTGGCACCCGTGCCAACAGTGGGTATTTCTCCTCCGGGAAGTGCCACTACGAACATGAACAGCATGAACAACATGAATAATAACGGGTTCCAACCGGGAGCGTACAGCCCCTATGAAACAACCGGAAGCTACTTCGACCTGAACTTGAGCAATAATAACCTGAACAATAACCTAGGAGTTCCAGTTACCACACCAGGAGGTCCAAATGGCCCCCTCCAATtccagcagcaacagcagcaacagcaacaacagcaacaacaacaacaacaaatggCGCACATGTGGAACACCAGGCCAAGATCACAGTCAAATGCCTCTAGCATCTACACAGACGCGCCAATGTATGACCAACTGGATACCAGATCAAGAGCATCCACCTTCATCATTCCTCCATCCATGGATCCGCAATTAAAAGCTGCAGCCGCATCCACTAATCCTATTGTTCAGGACGATATGGATCCCAGATCCATTAACTGGGTCACAACCGATCCCTCGGTGCCATCTATCAACCACATTTCTAACTTGTTGCCAACAAACACTATATCCATCTCAAACGTTTTCTCCttgcaacagcaacagccTCATCTCTCTAACACTATCAATTTGACAAGCACTAGCTTGGCAACGTTGTGTTTGAAATTCGGAACCGTTATCTCTGCACGCACACTAAAGGGGGTCAATATGGCACTAGTAGAATTTGCTTCAGTAGACTCTGCTATAAAGGCAAAGGAGGCTCTTAACGGTAAAGAAGTTTCACTGGTAGGAGCCCCTAGTActgtttcttttgcaaaagTTTTGCCAATGCACCAACAGCTGCCTCAAAATCCACCTCCACAGCATAGCAACAATAACCATCACACAGGGCAGATTAACCCACAGTCGCTGCTTCAAGAACAGCTGTACTCGGGCGCTGTTCAATTACAGCAGCAAGGAAATGTTTCAATTCCAACATTTAACAGTCATAACCATACCCAACCTAATTCACAATCGTTTGTTTCTCCAACAAAcccatcatcatcatcaggTAATTCGGAAAAGGAGCACTGCCCTTTCCCACTACCTCCTCcatctttcaaagaaaatatatctttattgaatgaaattATAGACAAATTTGGCGTTACTTACAACAAACCTCAGTATCAACATATTATTGTCAATGCTATTGAATATAATGGTACAAGTGACACTACTGATTTTGGTCCATTGCCAGAACCTTTGGCTTCAAGAGAATTTGATGCACCTAGATTACGTGAGTTGAGGAAAAGCATCGATTCAGGTCAGATGTCGGATCTTGAGATTGAACAGTTAGTTCTTGCTATGCTAGATGAATTACCTGAATTGAGTTCCGATTACTTAGGTAATACTATTGTGCAAAAACTCTTTGAACATGCGTCATCTGTGATAAAAGATATTATGTTGAGGAAAACTAGTGTTTATTTAACCTCAATGGGTGTTCATAAAAATGGTACTTGGGCTTGTCAAAAGATGATTACCAATGCAGAGACTCCAAGACAAAAAATGTATGTGGCAAACGGTGTTTACAAGTACTGTACTCCATTATTCAACGATCAATTTGGTAACTATGTTATTCAATGTGTCTTGAAATTTGGTTTCCCATGGAATAACTTCATTTTCGAGAACATCGTGTCgaatttttggaatattgTTCAGAATAGATATGGTGCCCGTGCTGTTAGGGCATGTTTAGAAGCTcatgatattattactcAAGAACAACTGCTTTTGTTGAGTTCGATGATCGTTTTCTTCGTAAAGTATCTTGccaccaacagcaacgGTGCATTGTTAGTAACATGGTTTTTGGATACGTGCACTCTACCAAAGAGACACTCTATTCTTGCAGAAGCCTTACTTCCAAACATCTTCGAGTTGGGTTGCCACAAACTTGCATCATTGactattttgaaaatattgaattaCCGTGGTGACGAGAATGCGAAAAGAATGATCCTAGATACTATATTTGGGCCCATGGACAACGAGAACTCGTCCAAGCCTCCTCAATTGCTGTACCAATTATTAAATGATACCAACTACGGGCCTTCGTTCGTCTATAAGGTTCTTTCGATTCCAATGTTGGAAGGAGATATCAGACACCATGTGATTGAGCAAGTTCGTTACATTCTAACCACGGAATCCAATATCACTCAGCACAGAAGGCTACTGGAGGAAGTTGGACTAAACGCGCCTAATAacagtaatagtaataatcaACAGAGTGGAGGGGCTGGCAAGCCTAGAATGAGTATCTCTCATGTTTTTGGTAATGAAAATCCACAGCATATGAGAACAGTCTCCGTCAACAGCGTCAGATCCGCCTCTTCCAGACGGAGAGCCTCTTCCACTGCACAGGCACAAGCTCCAACACAGActcagcaacagcagccTCAACAACCACAAAACCAGCCCCAACCGGCCCAGTCTGCTGCCATTCCACCATCCTCTCAGACTATTCCCGGACAGCCAAGCTACTACACATACCCTGGAATGTTCCCAGGGACCCAACCATACCAATACTCAACATCCACCAGCGGTCTGAATGACGATCTCGTCTCGAATTTCGACTTGCTAAACTTGAACAACGGCACCCAGATCTCTTTGCCACAGTTAACGATGAACGGTCAACCTATGCCTCAAAATCAGAACAGACACCCCAATGGACAATATGGAAACGGAATGTTCGGCCactaa